The proteins below come from a single uncultured Carboxylicivirga sp. genomic window:
- a CDS encoding aldose epimerase family protein codes for MKLTKFLAIAMIFVACSKPSSNVVLINEAAFSTIYNGEAVKLYTLKNNNGMVTQITNLGGRVVNLWVPDKNGNFADVSIGYNTADEYINNPENFYGAIIGRYGNRIGNAQFVIEADTFKLDVNDGDNTLHGGAKGFFSKVWKATPVGTNKLELTYKSVDGEEGFPGNLDVKVVYELTEKNELKIEYFATTDQTTHVNLTNHTYFNLGGEASGTVNDQLMMINADAYTPVDGGLIPTGELASVEGTPFDFRKPTAIGARVDADDEQLKMGGGYDHNWVLNKATEGLTLAATVKDPESGRAMDVYTNEPGIQFYGGNFIDGKYTGKYGKTLNYREALCLETQHFPDTPNKPEFPTTLLNPGEDYYSICVYAFRAE; via the coding sequence ATGAAACTAACTAAATTCTTAGCTATTGCAATGATTTTTGTTGCATGTAGTAAGCCAAGCAGCAATGTAGTGTTGATTAATGAGGCTGCATTTTCAACCATTTATAATGGGGAAGCGGTTAAGCTTTATACCCTAAAAAACAATAATGGAATGGTTACTCAAATAACCAATTTGGGTGGTCGTGTTGTAAATCTTTGGGTTCCTGATAAAAACGGAAATTTTGCTGATGTAAGCATAGGTTATAATACTGCTGATGAGTATATCAATAATCCTGAAAATTTTTATGGTGCTATTATCGGACGATATGGAAACCGTATTGGAAATGCTCAATTTGTAATCGAAGCAGATACCTTTAAATTAGATGTTAACGACGGTGATAATACATTGCATGGTGGAGCAAAAGGCTTCTTTTCCAAGGTGTGGAAAGCAACTCCTGTTGGTACAAATAAATTAGAATTAACTTACAAATCGGTTGATGGAGAAGAAGGTTTTCCAGGTAATTTAGATGTGAAAGTGGTTTATGAATTAACAGAAAAAAATGAGTTGAAAATCGAGTACTTTGCAACAACAGATCAAACAACTCATGTTAATTTAACCAATCACACTTATTTTAATTTAGGTGGTGAAGCTTCTGGTACTGTTAATGATCAATTGATGATGATTAATGCAGATGCTTATACTCCTGTTGATGGTGGTTTAATACCAACCGGAGAGTTGGCTTCAGTTGAAGGTACTCCTTTCGATTTTAGAAAACCTACTGCTATTGGAGCACGTGTAGATGCTGATGATGAGCAATTGAAAATGGGAGGTGGATATGATCATAACTGGGTTTTAAATAAAGCAACTGAAGGATTAACTTTAGCAGCTACTGTTAAAGATCCGGAATCTGGTCGTGCAATGGATGTTTACACCAACGAACCAGGGATTCAGTTTTATGGTGGTAACTTCATTGACGGAAAATACACAGGTAAATATGGTAAAACATTAAATTATCGTGAGGCTCTTTGTTTAGAAACTCAGCATTTTCCTGACACACCTAATAAACCTGAATTTCCAACAACATTGTTAAATCCTGGAGAAGATTATTATTCGATTTGTGTATATGCGTTTAGAGCTGAATAA